A window from Malania oleifera isolate guangnan ecotype guangnan chromosome 7, ASM2987363v1, whole genome shotgun sequence encodes these proteins:
- the LOC131159832 gene encoding L-type lectin-domain containing receptor kinase S.4-like isoform X1, whose product MEIFYFFFFSFVFLGGRVLADLNELFFGFEAADTNLSLTGVAEIGENGILKLTNEDRRVMGHAFSSAPLRFKKFPNGSAFSFSTSFVFAIVPEYQPLGGHGLAFTISPTKDLRSAHPSQYLGLLNANDVGNFTNHLVAVEFDTVRDFEFFDINDNHVGIDINSLHSNYSAPAGYYGENSTLLGLNLTSGSRIQAWIDYDSVRNVLNVTISPSSSKPSTPILSYPLDLSSILEEFMYVGFSASTGVLASSHYVFGWSFKMNGEAKHLDLSSLPSLPGPKKNRTALIVAVSILFSAFALFLIGFALFLGVKLMNAEAIEAWELDIGPQRYPYRELKRATKGFRDEELLGHGGFGRVYRGTLTLANSKSQVAVKRISPKSKQGLREFMSEIATIGRLRHRNLVQLLGWCRRRGDLLLVYDYMPNGSLDKLLFGEPRTILTWEQRFHIIKGIASALLYLHEGYEQVVIHRDIKASNVLLDLEWNGRLGDFGLARLHEHGSDPNPTRIVGTVGYLAPDLPLTGKATASSDVYAFGALLLEVACGRRPIEAKCGPEEIVLVDWVWAKWREGRAGDVVDPRLGRNYNEGEMVMVLKLGLICCNSASTARPSMRQVVTYLKREVELPEELSAPDGGKDDGGGYTGLVHSHSTTSLAEGVSSFSIMGNGDVEARPRTLPSSPVGRRETRATTLPHSLLDFSLDFSLNQLINVILRSRWRFSAV is encoded by the exons ATGGAAATTTTctacttctttttcttttcttttgttttcctcgGAGGCCGGGTTTTAGCAGACCTCAACGAGCTCTTCTTTGGATTCGAAGCAGCGGATACCAATCTATCCCTGACCGGAGTCGCGGAGATCGGCGAAAATGGTATACTCAAGCTAACGAACGAAGATCGCAGAGTAATGGGTCACGCGTTCTCCTCTGCCCCTCTCCGGTTCAAGAAATTTCCAAATGGATCCGCCTTTTCCTTCTCCACTTCCTTCGTCTTCGCCATCGTCCCCGAGTACCAGCCTCTCGGCGGTCACGGCCTCGCCTTCACAATTTCCCCCACTAAGGATCTTAGATCTGCCCATCCCAGTCAATACCTGGGCCTCCTCAACGCCAACGACGTCGGCAACTTCACGAACCACCTCGTCGCCGTCGAATTCGACACCGTTCGAGACTTCGAGTTCTTCGACATCAACGATAACCATGTGGGGATCGATATTAATAGCCTGCACTCGAACTACTCCGCTCCAGCTGGCTATTACGGCGAAAATTCTACGCTTCTGGGTCTGAATCTCACCAGCGGAAGCAGGATTCAGGCGTGGATCGATTACGATTCGGTTCGGAATGTTCTTAACGTGACGATCTCGCCGTCTTCGTCGAAACCCAGTACTCCGATCCTCTCATACCCCCTAgatctctcttcgattctggaaGAGTTCATGTATGTGGGGTTCTCTGCTTCGACGGGTGTTCTCGCTAGCTCCCATTACGTCTTCGGGTGGAGCTTCAAGATGAACGGAGAGGCTAAACACCTCGACCTCTCTTCTCTGCCGTCGCTTCCCGGACCCAAGAAGAACCGAACTGCTTTAATAGTTGCGGTTTCGATTTTATTTTCTGCTTTTGCTCTGTTCTTAATTGGATTCGCCCTTTTCTTGGGCGTGAAATTGATGAACGCGGAAGCAATCGAAGCCTGGGAGCTCGATATCGGTCCCCAACGGTATCCGTACCGTGAGCTGAAGCGAGCAACCAAGGGTTTCAGGGACGAGGAGCTCCTCGGCCATGGCGGATTCGGCCGAGTTTACAGAGGAACTCTTACCCTGGCAAACTCAAAAAGCCAAGTCGCCGTGAAACGAATTTCGCCCAAATCGAAACAGGGTCTGCGCGAATTCATGTCCGAAATCGCCACCATCGGCCGGCTGCGGCACCGGAACTTGGTTCAGCTCCTGGGATGGTGCCGGCGGCGAGGCGATCTTCTTCTCGTCTACGATTACATGCCAAATGGGAGCTTAGATAAACTCTTGTTCGGCGAACCCAGAACGATTTTGACTTGGGAACAGAGGTTTCACATCATCAAAGGGATCGCTTCAGCTCTTCTTTACCTCCACGAAGGGTACGAACAGGTGGTGATTCACAGGGACATCAAAGCGAGTAACGTTCTGCTCGACCTCGAGTGGAATGGGCGACTCGGCGATTTCGGACTCGCGAGGCTGCACGAGCACGGGTCCGACCCGAATCCGACCCGGATAGTCGGCACGGTGGGGTATCTGGCACCGGACCTGCCGCTCACGGGGAAAGCTACCGCCAGCTCCGACGTTTACGCCTTTGGTGCGCTTTTGCTAGAGGTTGCATGCGGGCGGAGGCCCATTGAGGCCAAATGTGGGCCCGAAGAAATAGTGCTGGTGGACTGGGTATGGGCCAAGTGGCGAGAAGGCCGAGCCGGCGATGTGGTGGACCCCAGATTAGGCCGGAACTACAATGAGGGTGAAATGGTTATGGTGTTGAAGTTGGGCTTGATATGTTGTAACAGTGCGTCCACGGCGCGGCCAAGCATGAGGCAGGTGGTGACATACTTAAAGAGGGAGGTGGAGCTGCCGGAGGAGTTGAGTGCGCCGGATGGGGGCAAGGATGACGGGGGAGGGTACACGGGTTTGGTGCACTCACATTCTACGACGTCGTTGGCTGAGGGGGTGAGCTCGTTCTCGATCATGGGGAATGGGGACGTGGAAGCTAGGCCCAGAACCCTCCCTAGTTCGCCTGTTGGTAGAAGGGAAACCAG ggctacaactctccctcattctctcctcgatttctcgCTTGATTTCAGTCTGAATCAGCTGATAAACGTGATTTTGAGATCTCGGTGGCGATTCTCTGCAGTTTAA
- the LOC131159832 gene encoding L-type lectin-domain containing receptor kinase S.4-like isoform X2, translated as MEIFYFFFFSFVFLGGRVLADLNELFFGFEAADTNLSLTGVAEIGENGILKLTNEDRRVMGHAFSSAPLRFKKFPNGSAFSFSTSFVFAIVPEYQPLGGHGLAFTISPTKDLRSAHPSQYLGLLNANDVGNFTNHLVAVEFDTVRDFEFFDINDNHVGIDINSLHSNYSAPAGYYGENSTLLGLNLTSGSRIQAWIDYDSVRNVLNVTISPSSSKPSTPILSYPLDLSSILEEFMYVGFSASTGVLASSHYVFGWSFKMNGEAKHLDLSSLPSLPGPKKNRTALIVAVSILFSAFALFLIGFALFLGVKLMNAEAIEAWELDIGPQRYPYRELKRATKGFRDEELLGHGGFGRVYRGTLTLANSKSQVAVKRISPKSKQGLREFMSEIATIGRLRHRNLVQLLGWCRRRGDLLLVYDYMPNGSLDKLLFGEPRTILTWEQRFHIIKGIASALLYLHEGYEQVVIHRDIKASNVLLDLEWNGRLGDFGLARLHEHGSDPNPTRIVGTVGYLAPDLPLTGKATASSDVYAFGALLLEVACGRRPIEAKCGPEEIVLVDWVWAKWREGRAGDVVDPRLGRNYNEGEMVMVLKLGLICCNSASTARPSMRQVVTYLKREVELPEELSAPDGGKDDGGGYTGLVHSHSTTSLAEGVSSFSIMGNGDVEARPRTLPSSPVGRRETSLNQLINVILRSRWRFSAV; from the exons ATGGAAATTTTctacttctttttcttttcttttgttttcctcgGAGGCCGGGTTTTAGCAGACCTCAACGAGCTCTTCTTTGGATTCGAAGCAGCGGATACCAATCTATCCCTGACCGGAGTCGCGGAGATCGGCGAAAATGGTATACTCAAGCTAACGAACGAAGATCGCAGAGTAATGGGTCACGCGTTCTCCTCTGCCCCTCTCCGGTTCAAGAAATTTCCAAATGGATCCGCCTTTTCCTTCTCCACTTCCTTCGTCTTCGCCATCGTCCCCGAGTACCAGCCTCTCGGCGGTCACGGCCTCGCCTTCACAATTTCCCCCACTAAGGATCTTAGATCTGCCCATCCCAGTCAATACCTGGGCCTCCTCAACGCCAACGACGTCGGCAACTTCACGAACCACCTCGTCGCCGTCGAATTCGACACCGTTCGAGACTTCGAGTTCTTCGACATCAACGATAACCATGTGGGGATCGATATTAATAGCCTGCACTCGAACTACTCCGCTCCAGCTGGCTATTACGGCGAAAATTCTACGCTTCTGGGTCTGAATCTCACCAGCGGAAGCAGGATTCAGGCGTGGATCGATTACGATTCGGTTCGGAATGTTCTTAACGTGACGATCTCGCCGTCTTCGTCGAAACCCAGTACTCCGATCCTCTCATACCCCCTAgatctctcttcgattctggaaGAGTTCATGTATGTGGGGTTCTCTGCTTCGACGGGTGTTCTCGCTAGCTCCCATTACGTCTTCGGGTGGAGCTTCAAGATGAACGGAGAGGCTAAACACCTCGACCTCTCTTCTCTGCCGTCGCTTCCCGGACCCAAGAAGAACCGAACTGCTTTAATAGTTGCGGTTTCGATTTTATTTTCTGCTTTTGCTCTGTTCTTAATTGGATTCGCCCTTTTCTTGGGCGTGAAATTGATGAACGCGGAAGCAATCGAAGCCTGGGAGCTCGATATCGGTCCCCAACGGTATCCGTACCGTGAGCTGAAGCGAGCAACCAAGGGTTTCAGGGACGAGGAGCTCCTCGGCCATGGCGGATTCGGCCGAGTTTACAGAGGAACTCTTACCCTGGCAAACTCAAAAAGCCAAGTCGCCGTGAAACGAATTTCGCCCAAATCGAAACAGGGTCTGCGCGAATTCATGTCCGAAATCGCCACCATCGGCCGGCTGCGGCACCGGAACTTGGTTCAGCTCCTGGGATGGTGCCGGCGGCGAGGCGATCTTCTTCTCGTCTACGATTACATGCCAAATGGGAGCTTAGATAAACTCTTGTTCGGCGAACCCAGAACGATTTTGACTTGGGAACAGAGGTTTCACATCATCAAAGGGATCGCTTCAGCTCTTCTTTACCTCCACGAAGGGTACGAACAGGTGGTGATTCACAGGGACATCAAAGCGAGTAACGTTCTGCTCGACCTCGAGTGGAATGGGCGACTCGGCGATTTCGGACTCGCGAGGCTGCACGAGCACGGGTCCGACCCGAATCCGACCCGGATAGTCGGCACGGTGGGGTATCTGGCACCGGACCTGCCGCTCACGGGGAAAGCTACCGCCAGCTCCGACGTTTACGCCTTTGGTGCGCTTTTGCTAGAGGTTGCATGCGGGCGGAGGCCCATTGAGGCCAAATGTGGGCCCGAAGAAATAGTGCTGGTGGACTGGGTATGGGCCAAGTGGCGAGAAGGCCGAGCCGGCGATGTGGTGGACCCCAGATTAGGCCGGAACTACAATGAGGGTGAAATGGTTATGGTGTTGAAGTTGGGCTTGATATGTTGTAACAGTGCGTCCACGGCGCGGCCAAGCATGAGGCAGGTGGTGACATACTTAAAGAGGGAGGTGGAGCTGCCGGAGGAGTTGAGTGCGCCGGATGGGGGCAAGGATGACGGGGGAGGGTACACGGGTTTGGTGCACTCACATTCTACGACGTCGTTGGCTGAGGGGGTGAGCTCGTTCTCGATCATGGGGAATGGGGACGTGGAAGCTAGGCCCAGAACCCTCCCTAGTTCGCCTGTTGGTAGAAGGGAAACCAG TCTGAATCAGCTGATAAACGTGATTTTGAGATCTCGGTGGCGATTCTCTGCAGTTTAA